A genomic stretch from Hydrogenimonas urashimensis includes:
- a CDS encoding 4Fe-4S dicluster domain-containing protein yields the protein MSKRQLAMVMDLNKCIGCQTCTVACKTQWTNRNGREYMYWNNVETYPGSGYPKNWMELGGGFDAAGDLQAGIVPNIEADYGVPWDYNHDELQFGAQLKPNVEPTWGPNWDEDEGEGNFPNDNYFFYIPRICNHCTNPGCLSACPRDAIFKREQDGVVLVDLDRCQGYRYCIAGCPYKKIYFNPKISKSEKCILCFPRVEKGLPPACAQQCVGRIRFVGFLDDEEGQVYKLVHKYKVALPLRSDYGTQPNVYYVPPTEAPPKFDAEGRIIPGSNRVPIEELEKLFGKEVHQAMKTLRAEKEKRKKTGKSELMDLLIAYKHEDMFRLDQNYYQGIAKKQGLSLAPIDNRYMAGKNTENKYKFKVVEYE from the coding sequence ATGTCTAAACGACAATTAGCAATGGTAATGGATTTGAACAAATGTATCGGATGCCAGACCTGTACCGTCGCATGTAAAACGCAATGGACCAACCGTAACGGCCGCGAATACATGTATTGGAACAACGTCGAGACCTATCCGGGGTCCGGTTATCCGAAGAACTGGATGGAGCTTGGCGGCGGATTCGACGCAGCGGGCGACCTGCAGGCCGGCATCGTCCCCAACATCGAAGCCGATTACGGTGTGCCGTGGGACTACAACCACGACGAATTGCAGTTCGGAGCACAGCTCAAGCCGAATGTGGAGCCGACATGGGGGCCAAACTGGGACGAAGACGAGGGAGAAGGGAACTTCCCGAACGACAACTACTTCTTCTATATTCCCAGAATATGCAACCACTGTACAAATCCGGGATGTTTGAGTGCCTGTCCCCGTGACGCGATATTCAAACGGGAGCAGGACGGTGTCGTGCTGGTCGACCTGGATCGCTGTCAGGGATACCGTTACTGTATCGCGGGATGCCCTTATAAAAAGATCTACTTCAACCCGAAAATCAGCAAGAGCGAAAAGTGCATCCTCTGCTTCCCGCGGGTTGAGAAGGGTCTGCCGCCGGCTTGTGCCCAGCAGTGTGTCGGCCGTATCCGTTTCGTCGGATTCCTCGACGACGAAGAGGGGCAGGTTTACAAACTGGTCCACAAATACAAAGTGGCCCTTCCGCTGCGCAGCGACTACGGAACTCAGCCCAACGTTTACTACGTGCCGCCGACGGAGGCACCGCCGAAATTCGATGCCGAGGGGCGCATCATCCCGGGCAGCAACCGTGTGCCGATCGAGGAGCTCGAAAAACTCTTCGGCAAAGAGGTGCATCAGGCGATGAAAACACTGCGTGCCGAAAAAGAGAAACGCAAGAAGACGGGAAAGAGCGAGTTGATGGATCTGCTTATCGCTTACAAACACGAAGATATGTTCCGACTCGATCAGAACTACTATCAGGGTATCGCGAAGAAGCAGGGACTTTCCCTCGCACCGATCGACAACCGGTACATGGCGGGTAAAAATACCGAGAACAAATACAAGTTTAAGGTGGTGGAATATGAATAA
- a CDS encoding sulfurtransferase, whose amino-acid sequence MKQWFKTLCFASLFSASVVMGAEKITIQPEEAIKLIGKPGYVFVCGDSETAYEGGHIKGAREMYAHHLHHADIMGNLHCEPLYQCPEHAEHYISSKGIKNSDVIIAYDNWRGPNATGVYSFFKSFGHEKVYVLDGGQDGIKALDPNQKIYNDLKMKSRKLKRAARKAKKAGDKAKAAELKAKVKELKAQMKQLEPKLLVQRGKEPHWEHTHYKIEKSKIRPEMLATTEEVYRAMQDILKNGNKSKYVIIDTRSMIEIIGERKMDNVARGGHIPGAKFIEWKKVTDFDRKKSFRTKEELKKMFESNGVTPDKTVYAYCQVGAGRGSEIITALELLGYKNVKVYSGAWDTWGNNMNLPIRR is encoded by the coding sequence ATGAAGCAGTGGTTCAAGACGCTTTGTTTTGCGTCTCTCTTTTCTGCCTCTGTCGTGATGGGGGCCGAAAAGATCACGATTCAGCCCGAGGAAGCGATCAAGCTCATCGGCAAACCGGGCTATGTATTTGTCTGCGGCGACAGCGAAACGGCCTATGAGGGCGGTCACATCAAAGGAGCGCGGGAGATGTATGCCCACCATCTGCACCATGCGGACATCATGGGCAACCTCCATTGCGAGCCGCTGTATCAGTGTCCCGAACACGCTGAGCACTATATCAGCAGCAAAGGGATCAAAAACAGTGATGTGATCATCGCCTATGACAATTGGCGCGGTCCCAATGCCACCGGTGTCTACAGCTTTTTCAAATCGTTCGGTCACGAAAAGGTTTATGTGCTCGACGGTGGTCAGGACGGCATCAAGGCGCTCGACCCGAACCAGAAGATCTACAACGATTTGAAGATGAAAAGCCGAAAGCTGAAACGGGCAGCCCGAAAAGCGAAAAAAGCGGGAGACAAGGCCAAAGCTGCCGAATTGAAAGCGAAAGTCAAAGAGCTGAAAGCCCAGATGAAGCAGCTTGAGCCGAAACTGTTGGTGCAGCGCGGCAAAGAACCGCACTGGGAGCATACCCACTACAAGATTGAAAAGAGCAAAATCCGGCCCGAAATGCTTGCGACGACCGAAGAGGTCTATCGCGCCATGCAGGATATCCTCAAAAATGGCAACAAAAGCAAGTACGTCATCATCGATACCAGGAGCATGATCGAGATCATCGGGGAGCGCAAAATGGACAATGTCGCCCGTGGGGGGCATATCCCCGGTGCCAAGTTCATCGAATGGAAAAAAGTTACCGATTTCGACCGCAAAAAGAGCTTCCGCACAAAAGAGGAGCTTAAAAAGATGTTTGAAAGCAATGGCGTGACGCCCGACAAGACAGTTTACGCTTACTGCCAGGTAGGCGCGGGACGGGGGTCGGAAATCATTACTGCGCTCGAACTTCTCGGTTACAAAAATGTCAAAGTCTATTCCGGCGCATGGGATACCTGGGGCAACAATATGAATCTGCCGATTCGACGCTAA
- a CDS encoding molybdopterin-dependent oxidoreductase: protein MVNNKRRDFLKFSGVTAALVASQGSLFAKTGVISVENGKSNYPNTTYTEEMYRNEFSFTRGKKEDTGFAYHCVNCQGNCAWEVWSHNGVVTRENQSARYPSINAKIPDFNPRGCNKGVQHSQIMYEKDRILYPMKRVGERGEGKWKRISWDEAATEVAEKIFEVMTDPDRGPDKLMVHAGTGLLTEGRRGAPLRFSTQLGAVRIYPASYLGDMFSGAAVAYGEGNVGGTYDFMYNVDTSIFWGGNPSVSRIPDAHFVWEGKYNGAKVIIITPEFNASAKSADLWIPVKAGSDNILAMSVINVILKEKLYKPGFMKIFTDLPFLVRLDNQKLLRRSDMEHAKNEEEEEKFEEEFYAINAKTGKPVLMPGTEGSEHKTLRIEEFGIDPELEGTWSVKLANGETVKVTTVFEMLKKSAARFSPERTKHITGVHPDIVRELAHDIAKPKVVTITTGFSLNKYFNGMMTIWNISSICGLTGRMGPYGGLNTENEFSLSGLGALSGFGGKYKPRFGSGFVGEFVFGDGLKTFDQYFSDEDVRRAQNGMSKKDYMEIVQSLLKEGENNKGNLESHHGNVVKPWWQPEVALIVADSKFRRNKGSKYREAFLKKTKFFAYVDFRMSEAAVYADILLPAKSHYEVYDLRTSPGYHRFTNLAQPIANMKPVGEAKDEWSMFALLAKKLEEVANRPENKDKAKVPDSKAYCRTGFRDLANFHKEYTNTDEESEAAAEPYLGTDKLAVQAALEKCEQYEPWTMEKMYKAGGFLQLNEKAGKLSPLYADRPYYTFENTLYKFERLETISGRQTFYVDHPMFIKLGAATNTGMEGIRPVGGRYPFVLMTPHARWSIHSNYKQSRILQRLQRGVPYVQVNRVVAEKKGIKDGDTIRVFNNLGEFYAMAKVSSSCPPDGLVMEHGWEPYMYKFKKGHNEVVPTALNLLEMADGWGHLKFGGLWDGNQYAYDGAIDFEKANV, encoded by the coding sequence ATGGTAAACAACAAACGACGAGATTTTCTTAAATTTTCAGGGGTGACGGCGGCTTTGGTCGCGTCACAGGGAAGCCTGTTTGCGAAAACGGGTGTCATTTCTGTGGAAAACGGCAAAAGCAACTATCCCAACACGACCTATACCGAAGAGATGTATCGCAACGAGTTCAGCTTTACCCGTGGCAAGAAAGAGGATACAGGATTCGCCTATCACTGTGTCAACTGCCAGGGCAACTGTGCCTGGGAAGTTTGGTCACACAACGGTGTCGTAACCCGGGAGAACCAATCGGCCCGCTACCCTTCCATCAATGCGAAGATTCCCGACTTCAACCCCCGGGGATGCAACAAGGGTGTCCAGCACTCCCAAATCATGTACGAGAAAGACCGCATTCTCTATCCGATGAAGCGTGTCGGCGAGCGTGGCGAAGGCAAATGGAAGCGTATTAGCTGGGACGAGGCGGCGACGGAAGTGGCCGAAAAGATTTTCGAGGTCATGACCGATCCCGATCGCGGTCCCGACAAGCTGATGGTTCATGCCGGTACGGGACTTCTTACCGAAGGACGCCGCGGTGCGCCGCTGCGATTCTCCACGCAACTGGGTGCGGTACGCATCTACCCCGCTTCCTACCTGGGAGACATGTTCTCCGGTGCGGCTGTCGCCTACGGCGAAGGCAACGTCGGCGGAACCTACGACTTCATGTACAATGTGGACACCTCCATCTTCTGGGGCGGCAATCCGTCGGTTTCCCGCATCCCCGATGCCCACTTCGTCTGGGAGGGTAAATACAACGGCGCGAAAGTCATCATCATCACGCCGGAGTTCAACGCATCGGCCAAATCGGCAGACCTCTGGATCCCGGTCAAGGCAGGAAGCGACAACATCCTTGCCATGAGCGTTATCAACGTAATCCTCAAAGAGAAGCTCTACAAGCCGGGCTTCATGAAGATTTTCACCGACCTGCCGTTCCTCGTGCGTCTGGACAACCAGAAACTGCTTCGTCGCTCCGATATGGAACATGCCAAAAACGAGGAGGAGGAAGAGAAGTTCGAGGAAGAGTTCTACGCGATCAATGCCAAAACAGGCAAGCCGGTTTTAATGCCCGGTACCGAAGGAAGCGAGCACAAGACGCTGCGTATCGAAGAGTTTGGAATCGATCCGGAACTTGAAGGAACATGGAGCGTCAAGCTGGCCAACGGCGAGACGGTCAAGGTTACGACGGTTTTTGAAATGCTGAAAAAATCGGCGGCACGCTTCTCTCCCGAGAGGACGAAGCACATTACCGGTGTGCATCCTGACATTGTCCGTGAATTGGCTCACGACATCGCGAAGCCCAAAGTGGTCACCATTACCACCGGTTTCTCGCTCAACAAGTATTTCAACGGCATGATGACGATCTGGAACATCTCTTCCATCTGCGGCCTTACCGGACGGATGGGGCCCTATGGCGGTCTCAACACGGAAAACGAATTCAGCCTCAGCGGTCTGGGTGCGCTCAGCGGCTTCGGCGGCAAATACAAGCCGCGATTCGGTTCCGGTTTCGTCGGCGAGTTTGTTTTCGGCGACGGCCTCAAGACGTTCGATCAGTATTTCAGCGACGAAGATGTCCGACGCGCCCAAAACGGCATGAGCAAGAAAGATTATATGGAGATCGTTCAAAGCCTCCTGAAAGAGGGTGAAAACAACAAAGGAAATCTCGAATCGCATCATGGCAACGTGGTCAAACCCTGGTGGCAGCCCGAAGTTGCTCTTATCGTGGCAGATTCCAAATTCCGCCGCAACAAGGGTAGCAAATACCGTGAAGCCTTCCTGAAGAAGACCAAGTTTTTCGCCTACGTCGATTTCCGTATGTCGGAAGCAGCGGTTTATGCGGATATTCTGTTGCCGGCCAAGTCGCATTACGAAGTTTACGACCTGCGTACGTCACCGGGTTACCACCGTTTCACCAACCTGGCACAGCCGATTGCCAATATGAAACCTGTGGGCGAAGCGAAAGACGAGTGGAGCATGTTCGCACTGCTTGCCAAGAAGCTCGAAGAGGTGGCCAACCGACCCGAAAACAAAGACAAAGCGAAAGTGCCCGACAGCAAGGCCTACTGCCGGACGGGATTCCGCGACCTGGCCAATTTCCACAAAGAGTACACCAATACAGATGAGGAGTCCGAAGCGGCGGCAGAACCCTATCTGGGTACCGACAAACTTGCGGTGCAGGCGGCACTCGAAAAATGTGAACAGTACGAACCGTGGACGATGGAGAAGATGTACAAGGCGGGCGGCTTCCTGCAGCTGAACGAAAAAGCGGGCAAATTGTCGCCTCTTTATGCGGACCGACCCTATTACACGTTCGAAAATACACTCTACAAGTTCGAGCGTCTCGAAACGATCAGCGGTCGCCAGACATTCTATGTCGACCATCCGATGTTCATCAAACTGGGTGCGGCAACCAACACGGGCATGGAGGGCATCCGGCCGGTTGGCGGAAGATATCCGTTCGTCCTGATGACACCCCACGCACGCTGGTCGATCCACTCCAACTACAAACAGAGCCGCATCCTGCAGCGTCTACAGCGGGGTGTTCCCTATGTTCAGGTCAACCGCGTGGTGGCCGAGAAGAAGGGAATCAAAGATGGCGATACGATTCGCGTCTTCAACAATCTTGGCGAGTTTTACGCCATGGCGAAAGTCTCCAGCTCCTGCCCACCGGACGGTCTGGTTATGGAGCACGGCTGGGAGCCCTATATGTACAAATTCAAGAAGGGTCACAACGAGGTCGTCCCGACGGCACTCAACCTGCTCGAGATGGCAGATGGATGGGGCCACCTGAAATTCGGCGGCCTCTGGGATGGCAACCAGTATGCGTACGATGGTGCGATCGACTTTGAAAAAGCAAATGTGTAA